From one Pseudomonas sp. S35 genomic stretch:
- the dnaQ gene encoding DNA polymerase III subunit epsilon yields MRSVVLDTETTGMPVTDGHRIIEIGCVELMGRRLTGRHFHVYLQPDRDSDEGAIGVHGITDEFLKGKPRFAEVADEFFEFINGAQLIIHNAAFDVGFINNEFALMGQTDRADISQHCSILDTLMMARERHPGQRNSLDALCKRYGVDNSGRELHGALLDSEILADVYLTMTGGQTSLSLAGNASDGSGSAEGSGNRPSEIRRLPADRKPTAIIRASEQDMVEHAERLEAIAKSAGAPALWTQLTQQ; encoded by the coding sequence ATCCGATCTGTTGTACTCGATACCGAAACCACCGGCATGCCGGTGACTGACGGCCACCGGATCATTGAAATCGGCTGTGTCGAACTCATGGGTCGGCGCCTCACCGGGCGTCACTTCCACGTCTACCTGCAACCGGACCGCGACAGTGACGAAGGCGCCATCGGCGTCCACGGTATCACTGACGAATTCCTCAAGGGCAAGCCGCGCTTCGCCGAAGTGGCCGATGAGTTCTTCGAATTCATCAACGGCGCCCAGCTGATCATCCATAACGCGGCGTTCGACGTCGGCTTCATCAATAACGAATTTGCCTTGATGGGGCAGACCGATCGCGCGGATATTTCCCAGCACTGCTCGATCCTCGATACCTTGATGATGGCCCGTGAGCGCCACCCGGGCCAGCGCAACAGCCTCGATGCGTTGTGCAAGCGGTACGGCGTCGACAACTCCGGCCGTGAACTCCACGGCGCCTTGCTCGACTCCGAGATTCTTGCCGACGTTTACCTGACCATGACCGGTGGGCAGACCAGCCTTTCGTTGGCGGGTAACGCGTCCGACGGCAGCGGCTCGGCGGAAGGCTCGGGTAATCGCCCTTCGGAAATCCGTCGCCTGCCAGCCGATCGCAAGCCTACTGCCATTATCCGCGCCAGCGAGCAGGACATGGTCGAGCATGCGGAGCGCTTGGAGGCAATTGCCAAGTCGGCCGGTGCACCCGCGTTATGGACCCAACTAACGCAACAATAG
- the rnhA gene encoding ribonuclease HI, whose translation MTDSVELFTDGACKGNPGPGGWGALLVCKGIEKELWGGEANTTNNRMELMGAIRGLEELKRRCNVLLVTDSQYVMKGINEWMVNWKKRGWKTAAKEPVKNADLWQLLDEQCNRHDITWKWVRGHIGHPGNERADQLANRGVDEVRGYKQS comes from the coding sequence ATGACTGACAGCGTAGAACTCTTCACCGACGGCGCCTGCAAGGGCAATCCGGGCCCCGGCGGCTGGGGCGCCTTACTGGTGTGCAAGGGCATCGAGAAGGAACTGTGGGGCGGCGAAGCCAACACCACCAACAACCGTATGGAGCTGATGGGCGCGATTCGCGGCCTTGAAGAGCTCAAGCGCCGCTGCAACGTGCTGCTGGTGACCGACTCGCAATACGTGATGAAGGGCATCAACGAGTGGATGGTCAACTGGAAGAAGCGCGGTTGGAAAACGGCAGCCAAGGAGCCGGTCAAGAATGCTGACTTGTGGCAGTTGCTCGATGAGCAATGCAATCGCCATGACATCACCTGGAAGTGGGTGCGCGGTCACATCGGCCACCCTGGCAACGAGCGCGCCGACCAGCTCGCCAACCGGGGTGTGGACGAGGTGCGAGGCTACAAGCAGAGCTGA